In one Tripterygium wilfordii isolate XIE 37 chromosome 22, ASM1340144v1, whole genome shotgun sequence genomic region, the following are encoded:
- the LOC119992189 gene encoding protein ACCELERATED CELL DEATH 6-like isoform X2 translates to MLETVKVLVNIAKTLPPSTTSDDTFMMIKNEKGNTALHEAVIQEIQEVAFTDLPEAVMQERHKVAYWLIQADHEAAYCVNEEGKSPLYLATELGNKNMLTLLLEEIATDGDGYAVLEKLKGEKSPVDAALLHENSGMLKEISIKKPELLHYIDKEGKSPFHYAASIGSVEGIKFLLKAKEDGALVRDNNGFYPIHEACKNGHVDVVRLLLELWSDPGEFLTNKGQNIFHVAAESGEETVVRYLLHAQKLADFVVEMVNQKDKEGNTPLHLATLHARSIVVFRLVREKNVDNKLKNGANLTAYDLAVEQSTIVDLGSSEKSKLEAMGKATGSELQGRKTLMVDDHQKKSNLSGWKLRESYERMMTLSILQYAAHAPLSDKLRVQPRPPSKEDVSASINSLIVVATLVAGATFAASVAIPGGDSEKETKNYRYAFLIFNTMAMNMAIIAAIILCWAQQGDINIASLAAWGVSWIVGGSLYMLCFAFLSAVLIAVSKYTTFAWIVVVIEGVYIVFHTVLLVPLVMPSRIKQMLIRLFYLVLFSVYYIVVRLGKRSALGGKKSTSNP, encoded by the exons ATGCTTGAAACGGTTAAAGTTCTCGTCAACATCGCAAAGACTCTTCCGCCTTCAACTACTTCTGATGATACATTTATGATGATCAAGAATGAGAAAGGAAACACTGCGTTACATGAGGCGGTGATCCAAGAAATCCAGGAAGTAGCCTTCACCGATTTACCTGAGGCAGTGATGCAAGAACGCCATAAAGTAGCATATTGGCTTATTCAAGCAGATCATGAAGCAGCTTATTGTGTCAACGAGGAAGGTAAATCTCCTTTGTACCTGGCTACGGAGCTTGGCAACAAAAACATGCTGACACTGCTTTTGGAAGAAATAGCTACCGATGGCGATGGCTATGCAGTACTTGAAAAGTTAAAAGGAGAGAAGTCCCCAGTTGATGCAGCTCTTCTGCATGAAAACTCAG GTATGCTAAAAGAAATATCTATCAAAAAGCCTGAACTTCTTCACTACATTGACAAAGAAGGTAAGAGCCCATTTCATTATGCAGCATCCATTGGTTCCGTCGAGGGAATCAAATTCCTCTTAAAAGCAAAGGAAGATGGTGCCCTGGTAAGAGACAATAATGGCTTCTATCCGATCCACGAAGCATGCAAAAATGGTCACGTTGATGTTGTCAGGCTGTTGCTTGAATTGTGGTCTGATCCAGGGGAGTTTCTCACTAATAAAGGCCAAAATATCTTTCATGTTGCCGCTGAAAGTGGAGAAGAAACTGTGGTGAGGTATCTACTCCATGCTCAGAAGCTCGCAGACTTTGTGGTGGAGATGGTGAACCAGAAGGACAAGGAAGGAAATACACCTTTGCATTTGGCGACTTTACATGCCCGTTCTATAGTAGTGTTTAGGCTGGTGCGCGAAAAAAATGTTGACAACAAATTGAAAAATGGTGCAAACTTGACTGCTTATGATCTTGCTGTGGAGCAATCAACGATAGTAGATTTGGGGAGCTCAGAGAAATCCAAGTTAGAAGCAATG GGCAAGGCAACAGGGTCAGAACTTCAGGGTCGTAAAACCCTCATGGTCGATGATCATCAGAAGAAATCTAACTTATCGGGATGGAAACTCCGAGAATCTTACGAAAGG ATGATGACTCTATCTATCTTACAATACGCCGCTCATGCACCTTTATCTGATAAACTCCGCGTTCAACCCCGGCCACCAAGTAAGGAAGATGTTTCAGCGAGCATAAACAGTCTTATTGTTGTAGCAACACTAGTTGCAGGTGCAACATTTGCTGCTTCAGTCGCTATACCCGGTGGGGATtctgaaaaagaaacaaaaaattacaGATATGCGTTTCTGATTTTCAACACTATGGCAATGAATATGGCCATAATTGCAGCAATCATTCTGTGCTGGGCACAACAAGGTGATATTAACATAGCATCTCTGGCTGCTTGGGGCGTGTCGTGGATCGTGGGAGGTTCCCTCTACATGCTTTGCTTCGCATTCTTATCCGCAGTACTTATAGCAGTTAGCAAATACACGACATTTGCTTGGATTGTTGTTGTGATTGAAGGGGTGTATATTGTTTTCCACACAGTGCTTTTGGTTCCTCTGGTAATGCCATCCAGGATCAAGCAGATGCTCATAAGACTCTTTTACTTGGTTTTGTTTTCTGTATACTACATTGTTGTAAGGTTAGGGAAACGATCTGCTCTCGGAGGCAAGAAAAGTACCAGCAATCCTTGA
- the LOC119992189 gene encoding protein ACCELERATED CELL DEATH 6-like isoform X1, protein MSSMDRVEISFEDPNWRRWNQHTESLKKKVFPTMTLGASKMMERTLREAVVAGDIDGFIERLERFMLEKQLAANVIVEQPSPIGNTLLHIAADSRKVEITQLLAHHFPNLLPKLNYQGNSALHLAARAKKHEKTNHQVDIALYLAGRAKMLETVKVLVNIAKTLPPSTTSDDTFMMIKNEKGNTALHEAVIQEIQEVAFTDLPEAVMQERHKVAYWLIQADHEAAYCVNEEGKSPLYLATELGNKNMLTLLLEEIATDGDGYAVLEKLKGEKSPVDAALLHENSGMLKEISIKKPELLHYIDKEGKSPFHYAASIGSVEGIKFLLKAKEDGALVRDNNGFYPIHEACKNGHVDVVRLLLELWSDPGEFLTNKGQNIFHVAAESGEETVVRYLLHAQKLADFVVEMVNQKDKEGNTPLHLATLHARSIVVFRLVREKNVDNKLKNGANLTAYDLAVEQSTIVDLGSSEKSKLEAMGKATGSELQGRKTLMVDDHQKKSNLSGWKLRESYERMMTLSILQYAAHAPLSDKLRVQPRPPSKEDVSASINSLIVVATLVAGATFAASVAIPGGDSEKETKNYRYAFLIFNTMAMNMAIIAAIILCWAQQGDINIASLAAWGVSWIVGGSLYMLCFAFLSAVLIAVSKYTTFAWIVVVIEGVYIVFHTVLLVPLVMPSRIKQMLIRLFYLVLFSVYYIVVRLGKRSALGGKKSTSNP, encoded by the exons ATGAGCTCAATGGATCGTGTTGAAATAAGCTTTGAAGATCCCAATTGGCGAAGATGGAACCAACATACGGAGTCCCTGAAGAAAAAGGTGTTTCCCACCATGACCTTAGGGGCTAGCAAAATGATGGAACGTACGCTGCGTGAAGCTGTGGTAGCAGGCGATATTGATGGCTTCATCGAAAGGCTTGAACGGTTCATGTTGGAGAAGCAACTAGCCGCAAATGTCATTGTCGAACAACCGAGTCCGATAGGGAACACATTGCTTCATATTGCAGCAGATTCAAGGAAGGTTGAGATTACTCAACTTTTGGCTCATCACTTTCCAAATCTACTTCCCAAGTTAAATTATCAAGGTAATAGTGCACTTCATCTTGCTGCTAGAGCCAAAAAGCATGAAAAGACAAATCATCAAGTTGATATTGCACTTTATCTTGCTGGTAGAGCTAAAATGCTTGAAACGGTTAAAGTTCTCGTCAACATCGCAAAGACTCTTCCGCCTTCAACTACTTCTGATGATACATTTATGATGATCAAGAATGAGAAAGGAAACACTGCGTTACATGAGGCGGTGATCCAAGAAATCCAGGAAGTAGCCTTCACCGATTTACCTGAGGCAGTGATGCAAGAACGCCATAAAGTAGCATATTGGCTTATTCAAGCAGATCATGAAGCAGCTTATTGTGTCAACGAGGAAGGTAAATCTCCTTTGTACCTGGCTACGGAGCTTGGCAACAAAAACATGCTGACACTGCTTTTGGAAGAAATAGCTACCGATGGCGATGGCTATGCAGTACTTGAAAAGTTAAAAGGAGAGAAGTCCCCAGTTGATGCAGCTCTTCTGCATGAAAACTCAG GTATGCTAAAAGAAATATCTATCAAAAAGCCTGAACTTCTTCACTACATTGACAAAGAAGGTAAGAGCCCATTTCATTATGCAGCATCCATTGGTTCCGTCGAGGGAATCAAATTCCTCTTAAAAGCAAAGGAAGATGGTGCCCTGGTAAGAGACAATAATGGCTTCTATCCGATCCACGAAGCATGCAAAAATGGTCACGTTGATGTTGTCAGGCTGTTGCTTGAATTGTGGTCTGATCCAGGGGAGTTTCTCACTAATAAAGGCCAAAATATCTTTCATGTTGCCGCTGAAAGTGGAGAAGAAACTGTGGTGAGGTATCTACTCCATGCTCAGAAGCTCGCAGACTTTGTGGTGGAGATGGTGAACCAGAAGGACAAGGAAGGAAATACACCTTTGCATTTGGCGACTTTACATGCCCGTTCTATAGTAGTGTTTAGGCTGGTGCGCGAAAAAAATGTTGACAACAAATTGAAAAATGGTGCAAACTTGACTGCTTATGATCTTGCTGTGGAGCAATCAACGATAGTAGATTTGGGGAGCTCAGAGAAATCCAAGTTAGAAGCAATG GGCAAGGCAACAGGGTCAGAACTTCAGGGTCGTAAAACCCTCATGGTCGATGATCATCAGAAGAAATCTAACTTATCGGGATGGAAACTCCGAGAATCTTACGAAAGG ATGATGACTCTATCTATCTTACAATACGCCGCTCATGCACCTTTATCTGATAAACTCCGCGTTCAACCCCGGCCACCAAGTAAGGAAGATGTTTCAGCGAGCATAAACAGTCTTATTGTTGTAGCAACACTAGTTGCAGGTGCAACATTTGCTGCTTCAGTCGCTATACCCGGTGGGGATtctgaaaaagaaacaaaaaattacaGATATGCGTTTCTGATTTTCAACACTATGGCAATGAATATGGCCATAATTGCAGCAATCATTCTGTGCTGGGCACAACAAGGTGATATTAACATAGCATCTCTGGCTGCTTGGGGCGTGTCGTGGATCGTGGGAGGTTCCCTCTACATGCTTTGCTTCGCATTCTTATCCGCAGTACTTATAGCAGTTAGCAAATACACGACATTTGCTTGGATTGTTGTTGTGATTGAAGGGGTGTATATTGTTTTCCACACAGTGCTTTTGGTTCCTCTGGTAATGCCATCCAGGATCAAGCAGATGCTCATAAGACTCTTTTACTTGGTTTTGTTTTCTGTATACTACATTGTTGTAAGGTTAGGGAAACGATCTGCTCTCGGAGGCAAGAAAAGTACCAGCAATCCTTGA